From one Flavobacterium kingsejongi genomic stretch:
- a CDS encoding MmcQ/YjbR family DNA-binding protein, with amino-acid sequence MNIENYFEYCLSKKGATEHFPFDEDTLVFKVGGKIFGLSSLSEWEKGTPSVNLKCDPERAELLRAEYADIIPGYHMSKIHWNTIRINQDVPDKLVWELIDHSYELVFKSLTKKIQAEITELEN; translated from the coding sequence ATGAACATAGAGAATTATTTTGAGTATTGCCTTTCCAAAAAAGGAGCTACGGAACATTTTCCATTTGATGAGGATACGCTGGTGTTTAAAGTTGGCGGTAAAATATTTGGGTTATCATCGCTGAGCGAATGGGAAAAAGGAACACCATCGGTGAACCTGAAATGCGATCCGGAACGGGCCGAATTACTGCGTGCGGAATATGCCGACATTATCCCGGGATACCATATGAGTAAGATACACTGGAATACAATTCGGATTAACCAGGATGTACCTGACAAATTGGTATGGGAGCTTATTGATCATTCTTATGAATTGGTTTTCAAAAGCCTGACTAAGAAAATACAGGCAGAAATTACTGAATTAGAGAATTAG